GTGCGCGTTTGCATGAGTCGTCAACTGCACCTGATTTGGTCGGTGACGAAAGAACTTTCACGATCACGCATCCGTTTCATCCGCTTAGGGGATGTCGGTTTGCGTTGGTGAGGCATCGAAAGAACTGGGGAGAGGATCGTGTCTATTTCCATGACGACGAGGGGCGTCTTCGCGCGATTGCTGCGTCCTGGACGAACTTTTCGTTACAAGACCCCTTTTGCAAGGTTGCCGCGGGTCGATGTGCGTTTCGTTTTGTTGACCTGAGTGAGTTGGTCGTTTTGCTACGTCAGATCGCTCATCGAACGGACGCTGCTTTGGAAAAACTACAGAAATGAGTGTCCACGGGATTTTGCCGTACGCGTCCACCGAATTACGCCGGACCCTGGAATCGTCTTGGCGAGTTCCGAATTGAATCCTCCTCAAATTAAGACGGATGATTAGTGTTGGAGGATCCAATCGCTCTCGATACGATGTTAGACGGCGTAAATTGGTAGACGCCACTGGCGGCCACTTTCATGGAGGAACGTGATGCACATCA
This is a stretch of genomic DNA from Novipirellula artificiosorum. It encodes these proteins:
- a CDS encoding DUF5372 family protein, which codes for ARLHESSTAPDLVGDERTFTITHPFHPLRGCRFALVRHRKNWGEDRVYFHDDEGRLRAIAASWTNFSLQDPFCKVAAGRCAFRFVDLSELVVLLRQIAHRTDAALEKLQK